In Mycolicibacterium phocaicum, one DNA window encodes the following:
- a CDS encoding NlpC/P60 family protein, giving the protein MFAIATASLLALVNQVSGTPYISGGDTARGTDCSGLASWVANAATGRPVYGNRFNTGNEEAALRARGFLPGTAPGALNIGWNGGHTAVTLPDGTPVSSGEGGGVRVGGGGAFQRQFTHHMHLPMAPGEDIPADLPLDGPLDAPLAPPAGPADLPAPEIIEAANFAPAPEAPAPAPEAPAPAPEGPEMPV; this is encoded by the coding sequence ATGTTTGCTATTGCGACCGCATCGCTGCTGGCTTTGGTCAACCAGGTTTCGGGTACGCCGTACATCTCCGGTGGAGACACGGCACGCGGCACCGACTGCTCCGGACTGGCCTCCTGGGTGGCCAACGCGGCCACCGGCCGTCCCGTCTACGGCAACCGGTTCAACACCGGCAACGAAGAGGCCGCACTGCGGGCCCGTGGCTTCCTGCCCGGCACCGCCCCCGGCGCCCTGAACATCGGCTGGAACGGCGGCCACACGGCCGTGACGCTGCCGGACGGCACCCCGGTGTCGAGTGGTGAGGGCGGCGGCGTCCGCGTCGGTGGCGGCGGCGCCTTCCAGCGCCAGTTCACCCACCACATGCACCTGCCCATGGCGCCTGGTGAGGACATCCCCGCCGATCTGCCCCTGGACGGCCCTCTGGACGCACCGCTGGCGCCTCCGGCCGGTCCGGCCGACCTCCCGGCCCCGGAGATCATCGAAGCCGCCAATTTTGCGCCCGCCCCCGAGGCCCCGGCGCCGGCTCCCGAGGCTCCCGCTCCGGCCCCTGAGGGCCCGGAGATGCCCGTCTGA
- a CDS encoding SRPBCC family protein — translation MWLSRSRFELREEVPAAPDDVRTFYTDLANMKLVHPLVVAVDCLADRQDAQGRCREYRVRDRISLGPFRMGVTYRATVLIAPDGVVHTEARQFPRVRLVGTVTFAPAGAGTAVTEAVHIEAPRPLIAFTAAQAEKAHAAMLAAIRHHFESGST, via the coding sequence ATGTGGCTGTCGCGGTCCCGGTTCGAGCTGAGGGAAGAGGTGCCGGCGGCACCGGACGACGTCCGCACCTTCTATACAGATCTGGCGAACATGAAGCTGGTCCATCCACTCGTCGTGGCGGTGGATTGTCTGGCCGATCGGCAGGACGCGCAGGGCCGCTGCCGGGAGTACCGGGTTCGCGACCGCATCTCACTCGGCCCGTTCAGGATGGGCGTGACCTATCGCGCCACGGTGCTGATCGCGCCCGACGGCGTCGTGCACACCGAGGCGCGCCAATTTCCGCGTGTGCGGCTCGTTGGCACTGTCACGTTCGCACCCGCCGGCGCCGGGACCGCCGTCACCGAGGCAGTACATATAGAAGCGCCGCGGCCGCTCATTGCCTTTACTGCTGCGCAGGCGGAGAAAGCGCACGCGGCGATGCTGGCGGCCATTCGGCACCATTTCGAGTCAGGTTCGACCTGA
- a CDS encoding HNH endonuclease signature motif containing protein — MGMTDPAAVEEAYAAYEAAQARLAALDYTGLDVRTLLELQSRRETLKCAAEAVDHQILAAAQTQATAKDIGAKDWPEVLHVRLRISREEARRRVRDTDNLGPRSAITGEPLGPVWELVAAALADGAINAEHVAVITWFFGKLPLWAADPITVAQCEADLVADARVKTPEDLRRAAADLLYRLDQDGPEPHDNEPDPKRSFVMGKQRPDGRTDVTAQLDPEGRAYWEVLFDKYAAPGMCNPADPHPCYSGTPTQEQIDADTRTLAQRQYDAFTFVGRMMLATGTSGVHNGFPVAVVANCTVTDLEKRAGMALTHTGTKLPIRDLIRMAAQGSDNYLAVFDEHTGQPLYLGRAARTASTAQRLALFGRDHGCTRPNCTAPASRSQAHHLTNWRDDGLTNVDTMTLACGRDNRLVDTGGWSTTMGPDGRTHWTPPPLLDVGQPRTNQYHHPKLYPAESGDEGGESDSPAR, encoded by the coding sequence ATGGGAATGACCGATCCAGCCGCCGTCGAGGAGGCGTACGCCGCCTACGAAGCTGCGCAGGCCCGGCTCGCAGCCCTGGACTACACCGGCCTGGATGTGCGGACATTGTTGGAGTTGCAGTCCCGCCGCGAAACCCTTAAGTGTGCGGCCGAGGCCGTCGATCACCAGATCCTGGCCGCCGCCCAAACCCAAGCCACCGCCAAGGACATCGGGGCCAAGGATTGGCCGGAGGTGCTCCATGTGCGGTTGCGGATCAGCCGGGAGGAAGCCCGCCGCCGGGTCCGCGACACGGACAATTTGGGCCCGCGCTCGGCCATCACCGGGGAGCCGCTCGGTCCGGTGTGGGAACTGGTCGCCGCCGCCCTGGCTGACGGTGCGATCAATGCCGAGCACGTCGCGGTGATCACCTGGTTCTTCGGCAAGCTGCCGCTGTGGGCGGCCGACCCGATCACCGTCGCCCAGTGTGAGGCGGATCTGGTGGCCGACGCTCGGGTAAAAACCCCCGAAGACCTGCGCCGCGCCGCGGCGGACTTGTTATACCGGCTGGATCAGGACGGGCCCGAACCCCACGACAACGAGCCCGACCCGAAACGCTCGTTTGTCATGGGTAAGCAGCGGCCCGACGGGCGCACCGACGTCACCGCCCAACTCGACCCCGAAGGGCGGGCCTACTGGGAGGTGTTGTTCGACAAGTACGCCGCCCCGGGCATGTGCAACCCCGCCGACCCACACCCCTGCTACTCGGGTACCCCGACCCAAGAGCAGATCGATGCGGATACCCGCACCCTCGCGCAGCGCCAGTACGACGCCTTCACGTTCGTGGGCCGGATGATGCTCGCCACCGGGACCTCGGGGGTGCACAACGGGTTCCCGGTCGCGGTGGTCGCCAACTGCACCGTCACCGACCTGGAGAAGCGTGCCGGGATGGCGCTCACGCACACCGGCACCAAGCTTCCGATCAGGGATTTGATCCGGATGGCGGCCCAAGGGTCGGACAACTACCTGGCGGTGTTCGATGAGCACACCGGCCAGCCGCTCTATCTGGGCCGGGCGGCCCGCACGGCCAGCACCGCCCAACGCCTCGCACTGTTCGGCCGGGACCACGGCTGCACCCGCCCGAACTGCACCGCCCCGGCCTCGCGCTCCCAGGCTCACCACCTCACCAACTGGCGCGATGACGGCCTGACCAACGTCGACACCATGACCCTGGCCTGCGGCCGCGACAACCGCCTGGTCGACACCGGCGGCTGGAGCACCACCATGGGCCCCGACGGCCGCACCCACTGGACCCCACCACCACTGCTCGACGTCGGCCAACCCAGGACGAATCAGTATCACCACCCGAAGCTCTACCCGGCTGAGAGTGGCGACGAGGGCGGCGAAAGTGACAGTCCCGCAAGGTGA
- a CDS encoding nuclear transport factor 2 family protein: MSVPQSPTRDDLLATVERSPAATAAHDKAAWVGLFSADGRVEDPVGSRPHIGHRAIGQFYDTFIGPRTIVFHRDVDIVIGNTVVRDLELEVHMGTKVQLRIPVYLQYDVVAEGADPALKISRLQAFWELPGMVAQFMRCGAAALPAGLGLSGALLRNQGPGGAVGFLGGLRTGGTRAKRALSTLLADAANGDALAVKRRLSEPVQITRGLEDRLSVSELVEELAGARVEKVIAAGRYVLAGVRRDGYRGVVIAELAPGTRRISGLRLFAE, encoded by the coding sequence ATGTCCGTACCGCAATCGCCGACCCGCGACGACCTCCTGGCCACCGTCGAGCGGTCGCCCGCAGCCACCGCCGCACACGACAAGGCCGCCTGGGTGGGCCTGTTCAGCGCCGACGGACGTGTCGAAGACCCCGTCGGCTCCCGGCCGCACATCGGGCACCGCGCCATCGGGCAGTTCTACGACACCTTCATCGGCCCGCGCACCATCGTGTTCCACCGCGACGTCGACATCGTCATCGGTAACACCGTCGTACGTGACCTGGAGCTGGAAGTGCACATGGGCACCAAGGTGCAGCTGCGCATTCCGGTCTATCTGCAGTACGACGTGGTGGCAGAAGGCGCTGATCCGGCGCTGAAAATATCTCGGCTGCAAGCGTTTTGGGAGCTGCCCGGGATGGTGGCCCAGTTCATGCGCTGCGGCGCGGCGGCACTGCCGGCCGGACTGGGGCTCTCCGGGGCGCTGCTGCGCAACCAGGGGCCCGGCGGCGCGGTGGGTTTTCTCGGCGGTCTGCGCACCGGAGGGACGCGGGCCAAACGCGCGCTCAGCACGCTGCTGGCCGATGCCGCCAACGGCGATGCGCTGGCGGTCAAGCGGCGGCTCAGTGAGCCCGTGCAGATCACCCGCGGCCTCGAAGACCGGTTAAGTGTTTCCGAACTGGTCGAGGAGCTGGCCGGCGCCCGCGTCGAGAAGGTGATTGCCGCCGGCCGGTACGTCCTGGCCGGTGTTCGGCGGGACGGCTACCGCGGGGTGGTCATCGCGGAGCTGGCCCCCGGTACCCGGCGTATCAGCGGCCTGCGACTCTTCGCCGAATGA
- a CDS encoding DUF732 domain-containing protein → MKSTIGTAIVIAATTVGIVGSLVTAGSASADAGVDAFNNALSNADMMLPSGSDPVALGQSVCPMLAQPGQTLADAAAKVADTSGMSLGPATMFTGFAISSFCPGVVGALGRGESPLPLGLLGLG, encoded by the coding sequence ATGAAGAGCACAATCGGTACCGCCATCGTCATCGCAGCTACCACCGTCGGAATCGTGGGCAGCCTGGTCACGGCCGGTTCGGCAAGCGCCGATGCGGGTGTCGACGCCTTCAACAACGCGCTCAGCAACGCCGACATGATGCTGCCGAGCGGCTCTGATCCGGTCGCCCTGGGCCAGTCGGTGTGCCCGATGCTCGCTCAGCCCGGCCAGACCCTGGCCGACGCCGCGGCCAAGGTCGCCGACACGTCCGGCATGTCGCTGGGCCCGGCCACGATGTTCACCGGCTTCGCGATCTCGTCGTTCTGCCCTGGGGTCGTCGGTGCGCTCGGACGCGGCGAATCGCCGCTGCCGCTCGGGCTACTCGGCCTCGGATAA
- a CDS encoding SGNH/GDSL hydrolase family protein, whose product MTIGYSRYVALGDSQTEGLLDGDDNTGIHGFADRLAWRLNALQPGLHYANLAVRGRRISDVLDRQLPLARNMNPDLITSCIGMNDVTRPVRSFDKALEDMRRVHTELAATGATVVTTTFPDIARILPVGRVLSGRLRRINEVIRTDSAHFGFRLVDLSAATSMLDPATWAVDRVHGSPHGHQLFADAAAEALGLPGSDHRWAEVEGELVLPRLRERMYSQLMWAQNMLMPWVWRHTLGSSRGKGLEPKRPVMAPLDASPALSEAE is encoded by the coding sequence GTGACCATCGGCTACTCCCGATACGTCGCGCTCGGCGACAGCCAGACCGAGGGCCTGTTGGACGGCGATGACAACACCGGGATTCACGGTTTCGCCGACCGCCTGGCGTGGCGACTCAACGCATTACAACCCGGACTCCACTACGCGAACCTCGCGGTGCGGGGCCGCCGCATCAGTGACGTGCTGGACCGGCAGCTGCCGCTGGCCCGGAACATGAATCCCGACCTGATCACCAGCTGCATCGGGATGAACGACGTCACGCGGCCGGTACGCAGCTTCGACAAGGCGCTGGAGGACATGCGGCGCGTGCACACCGAGCTCGCCGCCACCGGCGCGACCGTCGTCACGACGACATTCCCTGATATCGCCCGCATCCTGCCGGTCGGTCGGGTGCTGAGCGGCCGGTTGCGCCGGATCAACGAGGTGATCCGGACCGACTCGGCCCACTTCGGCTTTCGGCTGGTCGACCTGTCTGCGGCCACTTCGATGCTGGACCCCGCGACCTGGGCCGTCGACCGGGTGCACGGCTCCCCGCACGGTCATCAGCTGTTCGCCGACGCCGCCGCCGAGGCGCTGGGTCTGCCGGGCAGCGATCACCGCTGGGCAGAGGTCGAGGGTGAACTCGTGCTGCCGCGGTTACGCGAGCGGATGTACTCGCAGCTGATGTGGGCTCAGAACATGCTGATGCCCTGGGTGTGGCGGCATACGTTGGGCAGTTCCCGGGGCAAGGGGCTCGAGCCGAAGCGCCCGGTCATGGCGCCGCTCGACGCCAGCCCCGCGTTATCCGAGGCCGAGTAG
- a CDS encoding LmeA family phospholipid-binding protein: protein MTRPPRRWDPLRPLDLFTSVVSTAAVLPVSTGAAAAYRTALLTVRPLVIGRRITVRLATSDLALTVAEFDSRWDAGIFAVGHIGTVNITAHKVKWAGTVLNSISAKLNNLHIRPSVPPMLAAAPVELTVEVPSDSLDELIQAAEPRISTEIGEDGIARIRLSRFRSGVVEVDPQLHGNTLWLKPRGLTLGSARVPVPGLAPAYPVRLPELPYGMTLTSVEVGPGVVRVGATLPEWRLDLPRAVLDEVINQLSVVGRPLDVIWPG, encoded by the coding sequence ATGACGCGTCCGCCGCGCCGGTGGGACCCGCTCCGACCGCTCGATCTGTTCACCTCGGTGGTGTCGACCGCCGCGGTGCTGCCGGTGAGCACCGGGGCGGCCGCCGCCTACCGGACGGCGTTGCTGACGGTGCGGCCGCTCGTGATCGGGCGCCGGATCACCGTCCGCCTGGCCACCAGCGACCTGGCCCTCACCGTGGCCGAGTTCGATTCCCGGTGGGATGCCGGCATCTTCGCCGTCGGCCACATCGGCACCGTCAACATCACCGCACACAAGGTGAAATGGGCTGGCACCGTGCTCAATTCGATCTCGGCGAAGCTGAACAACCTGCACATCCGGCCCTCGGTGCCACCGATGCTGGCCGCCGCACCCGTCGAGCTGACGGTGGAAGTCCCGTCCGACTCGCTCGACGAGCTGATCCAGGCCGCCGAACCGCGCATCAGCACCGAAATCGGCGAGGACGGCATCGCCCGAATCCGGTTGTCACGCTTCCGCTCCGGGGTCGTCGAGGTCGATCCCCAACTCCACGGCAACACGCTGTGGCTCAAGCCCCGCGGCCTGACGCTGGGCTCCGCCCGGGTGCCCGTGCCGGGGCTCGCCCCGGCGTACCCGGTGCGGCTGCCCGAGCTGCCGTACGGCATGACCCTGACCTCGGTGGAGGTCGGTCCGGGTGTGGTGCGGGTCGGGGCGACGCTGCCGGAGTGGCGGCTCGACCTGCCACGAGCTGTCCTGGACGAGGTGATCAACCAACTCAGCGTGGTGGGCCGTCCGCTCGACGTGATCTGGCCGGGCTGA
- a CDS encoding class I SAM-dependent methyltransferase, which yields MYRQRDRADSFGGAARSYDRHRPRYPEAMLDELVGTGSVRVLDVGAGTGIASRQLIAHGAELVALEPDPRMAEIAAEHGVTVEVATFEDWDDAGRTFDVVLFAQSFHWVDPAAALPKIRRLLAAGGRLALAWNRLFPVEPSRADFAEVYRDFLDATSPLVTATPTGGTGSGMDSDDVVADLAAAGFTVRQLTYARGEQYSREQWLDLVFTYSNHLVLPADRATELRAGLAAVIGDGGVQVGGDTLLILAQPT from the coding sequence CTGTACCGGCAGCGCGACCGAGCTGATTCCTTCGGTGGGGCCGCCCGGTCCTATGACCGACACCGGCCCCGCTACCCGGAGGCCATGCTCGACGAGCTGGTCGGGACGGGTTCGGTCCGGGTGCTCGACGTCGGCGCCGGGACCGGGATCGCGTCGCGCCAACTGATCGCCCATGGGGCGGAACTGGTTGCGCTGGAACCGGATCCGAGGATGGCCGAGATCGCCGCCGAGCACGGCGTGACGGTCGAGGTGGCCACCTTCGAGGACTGGGACGACGCGGGCCGGACCTTCGACGTGGTCCTGTTCGCCCAGTCGTTCCACTGGGTCGACCCGGCCGCGGCACTGCCGAAGATCCGCCGGTTGCTCGCCGCGGGCGGGCGGCTGGCGCTGGCGTGGAACCGGCTGTTCCCGGTCGAGCCGTCCCGTGCCGACTTCGCCGAGGTGTATCGCGACTTCCTCGATGCCACTTCGCCTTTGGTAACCGCGACGCCCACCGGCGGGACCGGCTCGGGCATGGACAGCGACGACGTGGTGGCCGACCTGGCGGCCGCCGGATTCACGGTACGGCAGCTGACCTACGCCCGCGGTGAGCAGTACAGCCGCGAGCAGTGGCTGGACCTGGTGTTCACCTACTCCAACCACCTGGTGCTGCCCGCCGACCGGGCTACCGAGCTGCGGGCCGGGCTGGCCGCCGTGATCGGCGACGGCGGGGTTCAGGTTGGCGGCGACACACTGCTGATCCTGGCGCAGCCGACGTAG
- a CDS encoding nuclear transport factor 2 family protein, with the protein MPLTVADRLALTDLVHRYAAAVDDRRFDDVVELFTSTAELVLPDPPRSLDPVRYEQGHDGVRTAMAALSGVARTQHEIVGEVYTDAADHARGRITCVAHHWTRDADSGGTDLVWHLRYDDEYAPSGDGWRIRRRALTINAIETRPIRRIRD; encoded by the coding sequence ATGCCACTGACGGTCGCCGACCGGCTGGCACTGACGGACCTGGTGCACCGCTACGCCGCGGCCGTCGACGACCGCCGGTTCGACGACGTCGTCGAACTCTTCACCAGCACAGCGGAATTGGTCCTCCCGGACCCGCCCCGATCGCTGGACCCGGTTCGGTACGAGCAGGGGCACGACGGGGTGCGCACCGCGATGGCCGCCCTGTCCGGCGTCGCCCGCACCCAGCACGAGATCGTCGGCGAGGTATACACCGACGCCGCGGACCACGCGCGGGGCCGCATCACGTGCGTCGCCCACCACTGGACCCGGGACGCCGACTCCGGCGGTACCGATCTGGTGTGGCACCTGCGGTACGACGACGAGTACGCGCCCAGCGGCGACGGCTGGCGCATCCGTCGCCGCGCCCTGACCATCAACGCCATCGAGACGCGGCCCATCCGCCGGATCCGGGACTAG
- a CDS encoding LLM class F420-dependent oxidoreductase, protein MSPKFAVVAPVAAGVTADPVWMTQFARHLESCGFESIVAVEHTVLLTEYSSVYPYDASGRVDIPADCAVPDPLELLTFLAGQTSTLGLATGVLVLPNHHPVVLAKRVATLNALSGGRIRLAVGMGWLREEVEACGAPFDDRGRRSDEQIDVLRLLWSDQPDGATHSGEFFQFAHAACYPKPVSPIPIHIGGHSRAAARRAGRRGDGLQPLGVAGAELSGLIALMRESAERAGRDPDALELSLGHLVPKVDADRAGRLAELGADRIVLAMPPVTDIDEAKDMLSACAERLGLTPCH, encoded by the coding sequence ATGTCACCCAAGTTCGCTGTGGTCGCACCGGTCGCGGCCGGCGTCACCGCCGATCCGGTCTGGATGACGCAGTTCGCCCGCCACCTGGAGAGCTGCGGCTTCGAATCCATTGTGGCCGTGGAACATACGGTGCTGCTGACCGAGTACTCGAGTGTGTATCCGTACGACGCCTCGGGGCGGGTGGACATTCCCGCCGACTGCGCGGTCCCGGATCCACTGGAGCTGCTGACGTTCCTGGCCGGGCAGACCAGCACACTGGGTCTGGCGACCGGCGTGCTGGTGCTGCCCAACCACCACCCGGTGGTGCTGGCCAAGCGGGTCGCCACGCTGAATGCGTTGTCCGGCGGGCGGATTCGCCTGGCCGTCGGCATGGGCTGGCTGCGCGAGGAGGTCGAGGCGTGCGGGGCGCCGTTCGACGACCGCGGCCGGCGGTCCGACGAGCAGATCGACGTGCTGCGGCTGCTGTGGTCGGACCAGCCCGACGGCGCCACCCACTCCGGTGAGTTCTTCCAATTCGCCCATGCCGCTTGCTATCCCAAGCCGGTTTCCCCGATACCGATCCACATCGGCGGGCACAGCCGGGCCGCGGCCCGCCGGGCCGGCCGGCGCGGCGACGGTTTGCAGCCCCTCGGCGTCGCCGGTGCGGAACTGTCGGGGCTGATCGCGCTGATGCGGGAATCGGCCGAGCGGGCCGGCCGCGACCCCGACGCCCTCGAACTCTCCCTCGGACACCTGGTGCCCAAGGTCGACGCCGACCGGGCGGGCCGGCTCGCGGAGCTCGGCGCCGACCGCATCGTGCTGGCCATGCCCCCCGTCACCGACATCGACGAGGCCAAGGACATGCTGTCGGCCTGCGCCGAACGCCTCGGACTCACACCATGCCACTGA
- a CDS encoding serine/threonine-protein kinase gives MPMAEGTDFAGYTIVRCLGSGGMGEVYVAQHPRLPRQDALKVLRPETSTNQEFRERFLREADLTAALSHPNIVGVYDRGEFDGQLWISMEYVDGTDVSRLLRSAGGVSDDQAVAIISAVADALDYAHQHDLLHRDVKPANILISDTDPASRRIKLADFGIARCANDSVGLTATNMTVGTVFYAAPEQLTGSVIDGRADQYALAATAFQLFTGAPPFENSNAAVIIGKHLSAPPPSLSQRRPDLTALDPVLAKALAKDPRDRFDKCADFARALQHGLGAAGADATILAPATSDQTQVLHADKSTRSRRSLVLPVVLTVLLIAALVFAAIEFTRAKDEQPAAPRPAATTTTAPPVTTTATVPSPTEAPTESPAAPTEETVTSTVTVETTTAPSTATPTAPTTTEAPAPEQETPIRECMQQTGMTRLQCWEEIRRSERRR, from the coding sequence ATGCCAATGGCCGAGGGGACCGATTTCGCCGGGTACACCATCGTCCGGTGCCTGGGTTCGGGCGGAATGGGCGAGGTCTACGTCGCCCAGCACCCGCGACTTCCCCGGCAGGACGCGCTCAAGGTCCTGCGGCCCGAGACGTCGACCAATCAGGAGTTCCGCGAGAGGTTCCTGCGCGAAGCGGATCTGACCGCCGCGTTGTCGCATCCGAACATCGTCGGGGTGTATGACCGCGGCGAGTTCGACGGCCAATTGTGGATCTCGATGGAGTACGTGGATGGCACCGATGTCAGCCGGCTGCTCCGGAGCGCCGGCGGCGTATCCGACGATCAGGCGGTCGCGATCATCAGCGCCGTCGCCGATGCGCTCGACTACGCGCACCAGCACGACCTGCTGCACCGCGACGTCAAGCCGGCCAACATCCTGATCAGCGACACCGATCCGGCGAGCCGGCGAATCAAGTTGGCGGACTTCGGCATTGCGCGGTGCGCCAACGATTCCGTGGGGCTGACGGCGACGAACATGACCGTCGGCACCGTTTTCTACGCCGCTCCCGAGCAACTGACGGGCAGCGTCATCGACGGTCGCGCCGACCAATATGCGCTGGCGGCCACGGCATTTCAGCTCTTCACCGGCGCGCCGCCGTTCGAGAACTCGAATGCCGCGGTGATCATCGGCAAGCACCTCAGCGCTCCCCCGCCTTCGCTCTCACAGCGCCGGCCTGATCTCACCGCCCTGGACCCGGTGCTGGCCAAGGCACTCGCCAAGGATCCCAGGGACCGGTTCGACAAATGCGCCGATTTCGCCCGCGCCCTTCAGCACGGGTTGGGCGCTGCGGGCGCGGATGCCACCATCTTGGCGCCCGCAACGTCCGACCAGACGCAGGTCCTGCACGCCGACAAGTCCACCCGGTCGCGCCGCTCGCTCGTGCTGCCCGTCGTGCTGACGGTGCTGTTGATCGCCGCACTCGTCTTCGCGGCCATCGAGTTCACCCGCGCCAAGGACGAACAGCCGGCAGCGCCCCGTCCCGCGGCGACGACCACCACGGCTCCTCCGGTGACCACCACGGCGACCGTGCCGTCGCCCACCGAGGCGCCCACCGAGTCTCCGGCCGCACCCACCGAGGAGACGGTCACCAGCACCGTCACGGTCGAGACCACCACCGCCCCGTCGACGGCGACCCCGACCGCCCCGACCACCACGGAAGCGCCTGCGCCGGAACAGGAAACGCCGATCCGCGAGTGCATGCAGCAGACCGGCATGACGCGACTGCAGTGCTGGGAAGAGATTCGTCGCAGCGAGCGGAGACGCTGA
- a CDS encoding PDR/VanB family oxidoreductase → MGLLRHDALITLADAVVTSTFWVSTRLRKPPVPAVVERTIALKIADRQVVAHDQDVVALTFVSADGSELPRWHPGSHLDIHLPSGLVRQYSLCGDPDEQGAYRIAVRRIPDGGGGSIEAHQLSVGDVITTNGPRNAFPLAVPGFGSPTRTLRFIAGGIGITPILPMLARAEQFGIDWSMLYVGRSRDSLPFLEELTRFGDRVQIRTDDVDGLPTADDLLGDCRPGTSVYTCGPAPMLNAIRARLVGADDIELHFERFAAPPVTDGHEFKVEIASTGQTVAVAADETLLTALIKAGVHAPYSCRQGFCGTCRVKVLAGAVDHRDGLLTETERDAGQALICVSRAQGDGPLTLDL, encoded by the coding sequence ATGGGTCTGCTCCGGCACGACGCCCTGATCACCCTGGCCGACGCCGTGGTCACCAGCACGTTCTGGGTGTCGACGCGCCTGCGCAAGCCGCCGGTCCCAGCCGTCGTCGAACGCACCATCGCGCTGAAGATCGCCGACCGTCAGGTGGTCGCGCACGATCAAGACGTGGTGGCGTTGACGTTCGTCAGCGCCGACGGGTCGGAGCTGCCCCGCTGGCACCCGGGTTCGCACCTGGACATCCACCTGCCCAGCGGTCTGGTCCGCCAGTACTCGCTGTGCGGCGACCCGGATGAGCAGGGCGCGTACCGAATTGCCGTGCGGCGCATACCCGATGGCGGCGGTGGCTCCATCGAGGCACACCAGCTCAGCGTCGGCGACGTGATCACGACCAACGGTCCGCGCAACGCCTTCCCGCTGGCGGTCCCGGGTTTCGGCTCGCCGACCCGCACGCTCCGGTTCATCGCCGGTGGCATCGGTATCACGCCGATCCTGCCGATGTTGGCGCGCGCCGAGCAGTTCGGCATCGACTGGTCGATGCTCTACGTCGGCCGCAGCCGCGACAGCCTGCCCTTCCTGGAGGAGCTGACGCGGTTCGGCGACCGGGTGCAGATCCGCACCGACGACGTCGACGGGCTGCCAACGGCCGACGACCTGCTGGGCGACTGCCGGCCGGGCACCTCGGTGTACACGTGTGGGCCGGCGCCGATGCTCAATGCCATCCGGGCCCGGCTCGTCGGGGCCGACGACATCGAACTGCACTTCGAGCGCTTTGCCGCGCCGCCGGTGACCGATGGCCACGAGTTCAAGGTCGAGATCGCCTCGACGGGGCAAACCGTCGCCGTCGCGGCCGACGAAACCTTGCTTACCGCGCTGATCAAAGCCGGTGTGCACGCCCCGTATTCGTGCCGGCAGGGCTTCTGCGGCACGTGCCGGGTGAAGGTGCTCGCCGGTGCGGTCGACCACCGCGACGGCCTGTTGACCGAGACCGAACGCGACGCCGGACAGGCACTGATCTGCGTGTCGCGCGCCCAGGGCGACGGCCCGCTGACGCTGGACCTTTAA